DNA from Kitasatospora herbaricolor:
GGGTGGCGGGGCCGTGGACCACTCTGGCGGCGGGCGGTTGGCCACCGGTTCGACCTCGCGCCGAATCCGGTACATCCGCAGGTCGGCACGGGTGCGCGGCCCGCCCCGGCCGGCCCTCGGTGCCCGCACCGGCCCCGGTGCACCACCGCTGAGCAGGGCGTTCGCCGCCGGTGTACCGGCAGTGAACCGTTCCCGCACCGTGGATTCCTAGCGTTCTCGGTGTCGGAGGGATCGACCGCCGGCGCTACCCAGCAGGTGAGCCCGTCCGGCCGTCCGGCCGCTTCGGCGGCCCGACGTCCGGCCCCGGCCCACCGCGTTGTGATTGGAGATCACCATGGCTGAGAACAACGAGCCCACCCGCGAGGAGACCGAGGGCGCCGAGGTCGTGGCGCACTCGGGCGAGGACACCCCGTGGTGCGGCATCAACACCGGTACCAGCGTGAACGGTGACGCGGAGGTCGTGGCGCACTCGGGTGAGGACACCCCGTGGTGCGGCATCAACACGGGTACCAGCGTGGACGAGGGCGCCGACGTGGTGGCGCACTCGGGCGAGGACACCCCCTGGTGCGGCATCAACACGGGTACCAGCGTGAACGGTGAGGCGGAGGTCGTGGCGCACTCGGGCGAGGACACCCCCTGGTGCGGCATCAACACGGGTACCAGCGTGGACGAGGGTGCCGACGTGGTGGCGCACTCGGGCGAGGACACCCCCTGGTGCGGCATCAACACCGGCACCAGCTGACCAAGGACAGGTCACGGGGCCTGCCGCTCCCCGGCAGGCCCCGTCCCCTCCCTCCCACCCGCCCGACTTCCGCCGCCGCACCGTCTATTGGAGGCATCCCGTGCCCGCAACGCAGTCCGTACCCGAGGCCGACCGGAGCCGCCTGATCAAGGCGGACGGCGGCGGCTGGTGGTTCCTCGGCAACGGCGGCTACGCCCGGCTGCGGCCGTCCCAGGTCGGCCCGGACGGCGTCCTGCTGCCCGGCACCGAGCGCTTCCTGCACGACCAGGGCCTCTACACGTCGAAGGCCTTCTCCTCCTACTCGCTGACGGTGCTGACCAGCACCGACTGCAACCTCGGCTGCGGCTACTGCTTCCAGAACACCGGCCAGGACGAGAGCGGCGGCCACCGGCCGCCCCGGATCAAGCACGCCCGGCTCACCTCGGAAATGATCACCAACGTCCTGGACTTCACCCGCGAGCGGATGGCGGCCGCCGAGCTGGGCCGGCTCTCGCTGATGCTGTTCGGCGGCGAGCCCCTGCTCAACCCGCGGGGCTCGCGCGAACTCCTGCGCCGCGCAGCCGAACTCGGCGAACTGAACGCCAGCATGGTGTCCAACGGGACCTTGCTCACGCCGCTGATCGCCAAGGAGCTCAACGCGGCCGGCCTCACCTCGATCCAGATCACCTTCGACGGTGACCGCGACGAGCACGACGCGATCCGGATCAAGCGCTCCGGCGGCGGCACCTTCGACATGATCGTGAACAACGTGGCCAAGGCGATGGCCGCCACCTCGGTCAACTGGCACCTGCGGGTCAACGTCTCCCACCTCAACCGGCACGGCATGGACGACCTGGTGGAGCGGCTCGCCGACCGGCTCGACCCGGCCCGCTGCGGCCTGCAGTTCGCCCTGATCGGGGACGTCGGCGTGGGTTACGGCAACGACCTCTCCTACGGCAGCTCGCTCGCCGCGGACTTCGCCCGGTGGCACGCCCGGGCGCTGGAGCTCGGCTTCTCCGTCTCCCGCCCGAAGGCCAACAACGGCTGCCAGGCCTGCTCCTACAAGGACGGCCGGTACGGCGCGGTGGTCAACGCCGACGGCGTGCTGTCGAGCTGCTGGGAGACCGCGGGCCGGCCCGGCTGGGAGGTCGGCACCCTGGCCGACGGCTACCTCTCCGCGGAGGAGACCGAGGGCCGGTGGATCGCCTGCGACGACCAGTACCAGCACGGCGAGAACGCGGCGGCGCTGGCCGCCTTTCAGGACGAGGTCGACGCAGCCCTGCTCGACCGGTTGAACGCGGCCGGACGGCTCTGACGTCCCGCCTGTCTCGGAGGTCGACCATGGCAGAGGCCGGAGTACTTCGCAGCAACCGGGATTTCCGGAGGTTCTGGATCGGCTCGGCGCTCTCGACGCTGGGCTCCCAGATGTCGTTGATCGCCTTCCCGCTGCTGGTGCTGTCGCTCGGCGGCGGCGCCGCGCAGGCGGGCCTGGTGGCGACCTGCTCGCTGGTGACCAGGATGTTCTTCCGGCTCCCCGCCGGGCAGCTGGCCGACCGGGCGGACCGGCGCAAGCTGATGATCGGCGCCGACCTGGTCCGGCTCGGCACGGTCGCCAGCATCCCGGTGGCGGCCGGGCTCGGCCACCTGGCGTACCCCCAACTGCTGGCGGTGGCCGTGGTCGAGGGGCTCGCGACCGCCGTCTTCGCCCCCGCGAGCACCACCGCTGTACGGGACGTCGTCCCCGACGACCAGCTCCACGACGCGCTCGCCAAGGACCAGGCCGCGATGGCCGCCGCGTCCCTGGTCGGGCCGTTCCTCGGTGGGTGGCTCTTCACCGTGGACCGCATCCTGCCGTTCGCCCTGGACGCCGCCTCGTACGCCGTCTCGGCCGTCCTGCTGCTCCGGATGGTCACCCGGCCGCCGGCGCCCGCCGAGGGCGGTCCCCGCGACAACCGCCCCACGGCCGGACTGCGTTGGCTCACCGGGCAGCCCGCGCTGCTGCGCGCCCTGGCGTTCGGCGCGGTGCTCAACCTGGCCGGCGCGTCGGCGGAGGTGGCGATGGTGGTCACGATGCGCGACACCGGCACCGGTGGCACCTCGATCGGTCTGGTGATGGCCTGCGCCGGCGTCGGCGCGGTGCTCGGCTCACTCGCCGCGCCGCGGGTGATCAAGCTGCTCACGCCGGGCCGGCTCTTCCTGGTCATCGGCGTGGTGTGGTCCGCCGGCCTGGCGGTCTTCGCCGGCACCCAGCAGCCCTGGGTGCTGGGGCCGTTGCTGGTCCTGCTGATCCTGCTCACCCCGCCGGCCGGCATCGTGGTCGGGCAGGCCCTGCTCAGCCGCTCCCCGCGGGAGTTGCTCGGCCGGGTGAGCACCGCCTCCGACCTGGTGATCGCGGGTCTCGCCTCGCTCGGCCCGATGCTGGCCGGGGCGGTGCTGGAGGGCTTCGGCATCCCGCCGACCTGGCTGCTGCTCTCCGCCCTGGTCGCGGCGGCGACCGTGGTCGCGGCCCTGCCGCTGCTCCGTGGCGGCGACCTGGGCCCGGCGCCGAAGGCCGCCGAACCCGCGGCCGCCGAACCGGCCGTCGCCGAACCCGCGGCCGCCTGACCCGGGGACGCCCGACCCGGACCGGGCCGGCCCGGCAACCGCCCCGACCGCACCACCCCGCAGCCCCACGACCCACCTCAACCGCACCACCCCGCAGCCGCACCACCCCTCCCACCGCCCCGACCCCAGCCGCCCCGGCACTGGGTCGGGGCGGTTCCGCCGTCTCCGGACACCCGGAGCCCCCCGATCGAGGAGCCATGACCGGACCTCACGAGTACCCGCCCGCCCCCCGTACCGAGCTGACCGAACGGCTGCACGGCCACCTGGTCGCCGACCCCTACCGCACCCTGGAGGACCCGCAGGACCCGCGGACGGCGGCCTGGTCCGCGGCCCAGGACGAGCTCTACCGGCGCGCCCGGTCCGGCTGGCCGATGCGGGCCGTTCTGGGCAAGCGGGTCCGCGACCTGCTCGACACCGGCGCGGTCTCGGTGCCGCAGGTGCACGGGGCCCGTCACTTCCACACCCGCCGGCTGCCGGGGGAGGACCGGCCGTCCCTGGTGGTGACCGAGGACGGCACGACCCGGACGCTCTTCGACCCCGCCGCCCTCGACCCGGCGGGCGGGACCGTCCTCGACGAGTGGTCCGCCGCCCCCGACGGCAGCCGGGTCGCCGTCCAGTCCTCCACCGGGGGCACCGAGGACTCGGTGCTGAGAGTCCTGGACACGGCCACCGGCGAGCTGCTGTCCGGGCCGATCGACCGGCTGCGCCGCTCCACCGTCGCCTGGCTGCCCGACGCCACCGCCTTCTACTACGTCCGGCGGCTGCCGCCCGAACTGCACCCCGGCGAGGAGCGCTACCACCGGCGGGTCTGGCTGCACCGGGTCGGCACCGACCCGGCCGAGGACGTCCTGGTCTTCGGCGACGGCCGGGCCGCGGACCAGTACTACGCCGTCGACCTCGACGGCCCGCTGCTCACCGTCACGGCGACCGCCGGCGCCTCCCCCCGGACCGACGTCTGGCTGGCCGACCTGACCGCGGGCAGTCCGGAGCGCCCCGTCCTGCGCCCGGTCCAGGAGGGCGTGGACGCCCGCACCATCCCCTGCCCGCGCGGCGGGGTGCTCTACCTGCGCACCCACCGGTCGGCCCCGCGCGGCCGGGTCGAGGTGGCCGAGGGCGAGCTGCGCCGGGTGCTCGTCGCCCAGGATCCGGAGGCCGTCCTGGAGGACTTCGCCGTTCTCGACGGCCCCGGACTGGAACGCCCGCTCGCCCTGGTCGTCCGGACCAGGCACGCCATCGGCGAGATCGCCGTGCACGACCTGGCGACCGGCGAGCGGGTCGGCGAGGTGGCCCTCCCCGGCAGCGGCACCGTCACCGGCCTGCGGGTCCGCCGGGAGCCCGGCCACGAAGCCTGGTTCGGGTACACCGACCACGTCACGCCGACCCAGGTCCTGCGCCACGACGCCCGCACCGGCCGCACCACGCTCTGGGCGGCCCCGGCCGGGGCCCCGGACACCGCCGTGCGCACCAGCCGGATCGTCTACCGCTCCCACGACGGCACCCCGGTACGGATGTTCGTCATCTCGCCGGCGGGCCGGCCGGACCGTCCGCGCCCCACCCTGCTGAGCGGCTACGGCGGCTTCGGCGCCTCGGTGCTGCCCGGCTACGCCGCCCAGGCGGTGGCCTGGGCGGAGGCCGGCGGGGTGTACGCCTTCGCCTGCCTGCGCGGCGGCGGCGAGGAGGGCGAGGAGTGGCACCGGGCCGGGCGCCGCGAGCGGAAGCAGAACACCTTCGACGACCTGGACGCCGCGGCCGACGCGCTGGTGGCCGGGGGCTGGGCCGACCCCGGCCGGCTGGGGCTGGTCGGCAGCTCCAACGGCGGCCTGACCGTCGCGGCGGCCTTCACCCAGCACCCGGAGAAGTACGCCGCGGTGGTCTGCGCCGCGCCGCTGCTCGACATGGTGCGCTACGAGCGCTCCGGGATGGGCCGCAGCTGGCGGGACGAGTACGGCTCCGCCGAGGACCCGGCGGGGCTGGCGACCCTGCTCGGGTACTCGCCGTACCACCGGGTGCGGCCCGGTGTGCGGTACCCGGCGGTGCTGTTCGGCGTCGCGGACGGGGACACCAGGGTCGATCCGCTGCACGCGCGGAAGATGTGCGCCGCCCTGCAGCACGACTCGGCGGGCGCGGGGCCGGTCCTGCTGCGGCAGGAGTCCGGGGTCGGGCACGGCGTCCGGGGCACCGCCTCCACGGCCGGCCTCTTCACGGACGTCCTGGCCTTCCTGGCGGACCGGCTGGGCCTGGACGGCTGACGGATCGCCGCTATTGTCCGATGATTGTCCGTTTTGCGGTGCAGGTGTGTTGCTGCATGCAGCATGCTGCATCCGGCCGGCGCTTGGCCCGGGGCGCGGCGGACGGCAGGCTTCAGGTGTCAGGGACTCCCGGGGGAATCGGGGAGCCTGGCTTTCGACCCAAGGGGAGCAAATGAAGCGGATCAGTGCCGTCGTCACCGTCGTCGCGAGTGCCTTCGCCATCGGCGTACTGCCGGTCGCGGCGGCCCACGCGGACACCACCGAGCCGGCCGTCCGGACCGGCGGCCCGGTGCTGGAGGGCGTGGCCGTGCCGACGGGCGCCACCGCCACCGCCACCGGTACCGGTACCGACGGCGCCGGCGGCACCGATGGTGCCGGCACGGCCGGCGGAGGGTACGCCGGTGGCCACAAGATGGACGTCGAAGACACCGCATGGGGCCACTGACGGCCGTCGGGACCACGGCCTGGTCCCCGGGCCGGGCCGTGCTGGCCGGCCTGGCCGGCGGGCTGCTCCTCGGACTGGCCGCCGCCTCGGTGCCGGCCCTGCTGCGGGACGGGCGGCGCCGGGTCCACCTGCGCCGGGCCCGTCAGCTCCTTTCGGAGCCCGCGCGGGGGCAGCGGGTGCCCGGCTGGCCGTGACCCGGTCCAGGGCCGGGGGCCCGTGCCCGCCGGAACCGGCCGCGCCTCGACCCGGCCGCCGACCGGCCGTGACCGTCCCGGCGCCCCGGCGCGCACCGGGCTCGTGCAGACCTGACCCGAAGGGGGCGGACGTGATGCTGGACCACCTGGAGAGAACGCGCGGCCTCCGGCCCCTCGACGCGCCCGCCGGCCCGGGCCCCGGTGGCACCGTCCGGTTCCGGGTCCTCGGCGAGCTGTCGGTGGAGATCGACGGCCGGCCGGTGCCGATCGGCCCGGTCAAGCAGCGCCTGGTGCTCGCCGCCCTGCTCTGCCGTCCCAACACCACGGTCTCCACCGACCTGCTGACCGAGGCGGTCTGGGGCGACGAACCCCCGCGGTCGGCCCGCAAGAACCTCCAGGCCTACGTCTCGGCGCTGCGCAAACTGCTGGGCCCGGCCGGCCGCCGGGACCGGCTGGTGCACCGGCCGACCGGATACGTCCTGCGGGTCGACCCCGGCGAGCTGGACCTGATGCGCTTCGACGAACTCGCCCGGGCCGGGCGGCAGGCCGTCCGCCTCGGCGCGGCGGCGCACGCGGCCCGGCTGCTGCGCGAGGCACTGGAACTCTGGAGCGGGCCGCTGCTCGCGGACCTCGCGCACACCGAGGCGGTCCGCACGGAGGCCGAGCGCCAGGCCGCCCGCCGGGTGGCCGTCCACGAGGACTGGGCCGAGCTGGAGCTGGAGCTCGGGCACGCGCCCGCGGTGGCCGAGGCGCTGGCGGACGTGGTCCGCGAACACCCGCTGCGCGAGCGGCTCTGCGCCGCCTGGATGACCGCCCTGCACCGCTCCGGCCGGCAGAGCGAGGCCCTCGCCGCCTACGACGACCTGCGCCAACTCCTGGCGTCCCAGCTCGGTCTGCAGGTCAGCCCGGCCCTGGAGAAGCTCTACCGCGCGGTGCTCGAAGGCCGCGACGGACCGGCCGGCACCCGGCCGGCCCACGCCGGCGCCCCGGCCCCGCATCCGGCGGCGGCCCGCCGGGAGCGGCCCCGCACGGTGCTGCCCGCCGACCTGCCCGACTTCACCGGCCGCCGCGAACAGGCCGCCGAACTGCGCGAGGCCCTCACCGGTGAGGGCAGCACGGTGGTGCTCAGCGGCCCCGTCGGCGTCGGCAAGAGCACGCTGGCCGTGCACGTCGCGCACGGGCTGGCGGAGCGGTTCCCGGACGGCCGGATCGCCGTCCGGCTGCGCCGGGAGGACGGCTCGGCCCGCCACCCGCGCTCCGTCCTGGCCGAACTCTGTCGCGCCACCGGCCTGTTGGGCGCGGTGCCGGAGGACGAGGAGGAGGCCGCGGCGATCTGGCGGTCCTGGCTGGCCGGCCGCCGGGTGCTGGTGCTGCTGGACGACGCCCCGGACGAGGGCAGCATCCGCCACCTGCTGCCCGGGGCGGGGGCCGGCTCGGTGCTGATCACCAGCCGCACCGGGCTCGCCGGGCTCGGCCCGCTGCGCCGCCTGGAGCTGGGCCCCTACCCGCTCGGCGAGGCGGTGGACCTGCTCGGCCGGATCGTCGGCGACGACCGGGTGCCCGCCGACCGGGCCGCCGCGGAGCGGATCGTCACGGCGATCGGACTGCTGCCGCTGGCCGTCCGGGTGAGCGGCAGCAAGCTCGCCGTGCTGCGCCGGCTGACCCCGGCCGAGTACGCGACCCGGCTGGAGCAGAGCCCCTCCCTGCTGGACGAGCTGGCCGCCGGCGACCTGGCCGTCCGCTCCCGGCTGGCCGGCTGGTGGTGCGAACTGCCCGAGCTGGTCCGTACGGTGGTCCGCCGGCTGGGCCGCCTGCCCGCGCCGCTGTTCACCCTGGCCGAGGCGGTGGAGGCCCTGGGCTGCGGCGAGGAGGTGGCCCGCCGGGTCCTGGAGGGCCTGATCGAGCAGTGCGTGCTCAGCTGCCCGATCGCCGAGGTCTCGGCCCACGCGGCCCTGTACGAACTCCCGCTGCTGGCCCAGGCCTACGCCCGGGAACAGGCCGCCTGCCCCGAGGCGGCCCCGCCGCCGGGGGAGGGCCCCGGGGCAGGGGAGAGCCCCGGGTCGGGGGCCGGCTTCGGGCGGGCGGGCCGTCCCTTTCTGTGACCGCCGGTGGCTCCTGCGGCTTCGGCGCCCGGCGTCGGTCGGCCTGCCCGCCCCGCTCCGTCCTGTGACGCGGGTCACGGGAGTGATTCCGGAGTCCCGCCCCCTCTTCCTTGTCGAGAGTGATCGCACCGGATCGCACGGAGGGGAAGCGATGAGGGTTCGTTCCACGGCCGACGGCCGCAGAGGGCACGACGGCCGCAGGGGGCAGGAGGGCCGGCCCGTTCCCGGGCGGCGCGGTGGGGGCGGCGCGGGGGAGTCGTCATGAGCGCCCGGGGCCGGGTCACGCCCGAGCGTCCCCTCCCGGTCGTCGAGGGCGTCACCCACCGCTTCGTCACCGTGCGCGGGGTGCGGTTCCACGTCGCGCAGGCCGGGGCGGGGGAGCCCGTGGTGCTGCTGCACGGCTTCCCCCAGCACTGGTACGCCTGGCGGCGGCTGATGCCCGAGCTGGGCCGGGACCACCGGGTGTTCGCGATCGACCTGCGGGGGTGCGGGTGGTCCGACGCCCCGGGGGAC
Protein-coding regions in this window:
- a CDS encoding radical SAM protein — protein: MPATQSVPEADRSRLIKADGGGWWFLGNGGYARLRPSQVGPDGVLLPGTERFLHDQGLYTSKAFSSYSLTVLTSTDCNLGCGYCFQNTGQDESGGHRPPRIKHARLTSEMITNVLDFTRERMAAAELGRLSLMLFGGEPLLNPRGSRELLRRAAELGELNASMVSNGTLLTPLIAKELNAAGLTSIQITFDGDRDEHDAIRIKRSGGGTFDMIVNNVAKAMAATSVNWHLRVNVSHLNRHGMDDLVERLADRLDPARCGLQFALIGDVGVGYGNDLSYGSSLAADFARWHARALELGFSVSRPKANNGCQACSYKDGRYGAVVNADGVLSSCWETAGRPGWEVGTLADGYLSAEETEGRWIACDDQYQHGENAAALAAFQDEVDAALLDRLNAAGRL
- a CDS encoding MFS transporter gives rise to the protein MAEAGVLRSNRDFRRFWIGSALSTLGSQMSLIAFPLLVLSLGGGAAQAGLVATCSLVTRMFFRLPAGQLADRADRRKLMIGADLVRLGTVASIPVAAGLGHLAYPQLLAVAVVEGLATAVFAPASTTAVRDVVPDDQLHDALAKDQAAMAAASLVGPFLGGWLFTVDRILPFALDAASYAVSAVLLLRMVTRPPAPAEGGPRDNRPTAGLRWLTGQPALLRALAFGAVLNLAGASAEVAMVVTMRDTGTGGTSIGLVMACAGVGAVLGSLAAPRVIKLLTPGRLFLVIGVVWSAGLAVFAGTQQPWVLGPLLVLLILLTPPAGIVVGQALLSRSPRELLGRVSTASDLVIAGLASLGPMLAGAVLEGFGIPPTWLLLSALVAAATVVAALPLLRGGDLGPAPKAAEPAAAEPAVAEPAAA
- a CDS encoding prolyl oligopeptidase family serine peptidase; the protein is MTGPHEYPPAPRTELTERLHGHLVADPYRTLEDPQDPRTAAWSAAQDELYRRARSGWPMRAVLGKRVRDLLDTGAVSVPQVHGARHFHTRRLPGEDRPSLVVTEDGTTRTLFDPAALDPAGGTVLDEWSAAPDGSRVAVQSSTGGTEDSVLRVLDTATGELLSGPIDRLRRSTVAWLPDATAFYYVRRLPPELHPGEERYHRRVWLHRVGTDPAEDVLVFGDGRAADQYYAVDLDGPLLTVTATAGASPRTDVWLADLTAGSPERPVLRPVQEGVDARTIPCPRGGVLYLRTHRSAPRGRVEVAEGELRRVLVAQDPEAVLEDFAVLDGPGLERPLALVVRTRHAIGEIAVHDLATGERVGEVALPGSGTVTGLRVRREPGHEAWFGYTDHVTPTQVLRHDARTGRTTLWAAPAGAPDTAVRTSRIVYRSHDGTPVRMFVISPAGRPDRPRPTLLSGYGGFGASVLPGYAAQAVAWAEAGGVYAFACLRGGGEEGEEWHRAGRRERKQNTFDDLDAAADALVAGGWADPGRLGLVGSSNGGLTVAAAFTQHPEKYAAVVCAAPLLDMVRYERSGMGRSWRDEYGSAEDPAGLATLLGYSPYHRVRPGVRYPAVLFGVADGDTRVDPLHARKMCAALQHDSAGAGPVLLRQESGVGHGVRGTASTAGLFTDVLAFLADRLGLDG
- a CDS encoding AfsR/SARP family transcriptional regulator, with amino-acid sequence MLDHLERTRGLRPLDAPAGPGPGGTVRFRVLGELSVEIDGRPVPIGPVKQRLVLAALLCRPNTTVSTDLLTEAVWGDEPPRSARKNLQAYVSALRKLLGPAGRRDRLVHRPTGYVLRVDPGELDLMRFDELARAGRQAVRLGAAAHAARLLREALELWSGPLLADLAHTEAVRTEAERQAARRVAVHEDWAELELELGHAPAVAEALADVVREHPLRERLCAAWMTALHRSGRQSEALAAYDDLRQLLASQLGLQVSPALEKLYRAVLEGRDGPAGTRPAHAGAPAPHPAAARRERPRTVLPADLPDFTGRREQAAELREALTGEGSTVVLSGPVGVGKSTLAVHVAHGLAERFPDGRIAVRLRREDGSARHPRSVLAELCRATGLLGAVPEDEEEAAAIWRSWLAGRRVLVLLDDAPDEGSIRHLLPGAGAGSVLITSRTGLAGLGPLRRLELGPYPLGEAVDLLGRIVGDDRVPADRAAAERIVTAIGLLPLAVRVSGSKLAVLRRLTPAEYATRLEQSPSLLDELAAGDLAVRSRLAGWWCELPELVRTVVRRLGRLPAPLFTLAEAVEALGCGEEVARRVLEGLIEQCVLSCPIAEVSAHAALYELPLLAQAYAREQAACPEAAPPPGEGPGAGESPGSGAGFGRAGRPFL